A region of Haloplanus sp. XH21 DNA encodes the following proteins:
- a CDS encoding DUF2797 domain-containing protein: MQLVGYDATDGGLLVSDTAADADGGTVEYVALNPGERIEYRLDDRHCAGVVTDDGHRPCAAADAPHCPAHTSTWVCARCTGTCLKDEMDCFDDHAVYLAAFAPATFKVGVTKAWRLETRLREQGADRAAHVRTVENGRIAREIESELAERIPDRVRVPAKIAGLGRAVDDAAWDALLDEFDPIERFDLGYGLDLADRPVAETIATGTVRGTKGRLLVLDHGGSTYAVDLRDLVGYEVTEGGTDRHLQSSLGAFD, encoded by the coding sequence GTGCAACTCGTCGGCTACGACGCGACCGATGGTGGCCTCCTCGTGAGCGATACCGCCGCCGATGCCGACGGCGGGACGGTGGAGTACGTCGCCCTGAATCCCGGCGAGCGGATCGAGTATCGCCTCGACGACCGCCACTGTGCGGGCGTCGTCACCGACGACGGTCACCGCCCCTGTGCGGCCGCCGACGCGCCACACTGTCCGGCCCACACCTCGACGTGGGTGTGTGCGCGCTGTACCGGCACCTGCCTCAAGGACGAGATGGACTGTTTCGACGACCACGCGGTCTACCTGGCCGCGTTCGCGCCGGCCACGTTCAAGGTGGGCGTCACGAAGGCGTGGCGCCTGGAGACCCGCCTCCGCGAACAGGGAGCCGACCGCGCGGCCCACGTCCGGACGGTCGAAAACGGCCGTATCGCCCGCGAAATCGAATCGGAACTGGCCGAGCGCATCCCCGACCGGGTGCGGGTCCCGGCCAAGATAGCCGGACTCGGACGCGCCGTCGACGACGCCGCGTGGGACGCCCTGCTCGACGAGTTCGATCCCATCGAACGGTTCGACCTCGGTTATGGCCTCGACCTGGCCGACCGTCCGGTCGCCGAAACGATAGCGACGGGGACGGTCCGCGGCACCAAGGGCCGACTGCTCGTGCTTGACCACGGCGGGAGCACCTACGCCGTCGACCTGCGGGATCTGGTGGGGTACGAGGTGACCGAGGGCGGCACCGACCGCCACCTCCAGTCGAGTCTCGGTGCGTTCGACTAG